A genomic region of Fundulus heteroclitus isolate FHET01 chromosome 24, MU-UCD_Fhet_4.1, whole genome shotgun sequence contains the following coding sequences:
- the LOC105924620 gene encoding inhibin beta B chain — translation MINCLLRLALLLACVLSARCGAAPEAEAAAAAHPESCASCAASARLEEPEPGRVDGDFLEAVKRHILSRLQLRQRPNITHPVPRAAMVTALRKLHAGKLRDDGRVEIPNLDGHPMSNEVLEESSEIISFAEKDDLVTSRSSLFFLISNEGNQNLRVTQATLWLYFKLLPTGGEPRGKRRATVKVYYQEPGLGSRWDLVEKRVELRRSGWHTFPLTDAVRLAFQRSGARRQNLDVRCEGCEAAGVLPALMSPDDDAHRPFLVVRARQADTKHRIRKRGLECDGSSSLCCRQQFYIDFRLIGWNDWIIAPSGYFGNYCEGNCPAYMAGVPGSASSFHTAVVNQYRMRGMSPGSMNSCCIPTKLSTMSMLYFDDEYNIVKRDVPNMIVDECGCA, via the exons ATGATTAACTGTCTCCTCCGACTGGCTCTGCTCCTGGCTTGCGTCCTCTCCGCGCGCTGCGGCGCCGCGCCCGAAgccgaggcggcggcggcggcgcacCCGGAGTCCTGCGCGTCCTGCGCCGCGTCCGCGCGCCTGGAGGAGCCGGAGCCAGGACGCGTGGACGGGGACTTCCTGGAGGCGGTGAAGAGGCACATCCTGAGCCGCCTGCAGCTGCGGCAGCGGCCCAACATCACGCACCCGGTGCCCAGGGCGGCCATGGTGACGGCGCTGCGCAAGCTGCACGCCGGCAAGCTGCGCGACGACGGCCGCGTGGAGATCCCCAACCTGGACGGGCACCCGATGAGCAACGAGGTGCTGGAGGAGAGCTCCGAGATCATCAGCTTTGCCGAGAAAG ATGACCTGGTCACCTCCAGGTCCAGCCTGTTCTTCCTGATCTCCAACGAGGGCAACCAGAACCTGCGCGTGACCCAGGCCACCCTCTGGCTCTACTTCAAGCTGCTGCCGACCGGCGGCGAGCCGCGGGGCAAGCGCAGGGCGACGGTGAAGGTGTACTACCAGGAGCCGGGCCTGGGCAGCCGCTGGGACCTGGTGGAGAAGCGGGTGGAGCTGCGGCGCAGCGGCTGGCACACCTTCCCGCTGACGGACGCCGTGCGGCTGGCGTTCCAGAGGAGCGGCGCGCGGCGGCAGAACCTGGACGTGCGCTGCGAGGGCTGCGAGGCGGCGGGCGTGCTGCCGGCGCTGATGAGCCCGGACGACGACGCCCACCGGCCCTTCCTGGTGGTGCGCGCCCGGCAGGCCGACACCAAGCACCGCATCCGGAAGCGCGGGCTGGAGTGCGACGGCAGCAGCTCGCTGTGCTGCCGGCAGCAGTTCTACATCGACTTCCGGCTCATCGGCTGGAACGACTGGATCATCGCGCCGTCGGGCTACTTCGGGAACTACTGCGAGGGGAACTGCCCGGCCTACATGGCGGGCGTCCCCGGCTCGGCCTCGTCCTTCCACACGGCGGTGGTGAACCAGTACCGCATGCGGGGCATGAGCCCCGGCTCCATGAACTCCTGCTGCATCCCCACCAAGCTCAGCACCATGTCCATGCTCTACTTCGACGACGAGTACAACATCGTCAAGCGGGACGTGCCCAACATGATCGTGGACGAGTGCGGCTGCGCTTGA
- the LOC105922981 gene encoding ras-related protein ralB-B — protein sequence MSSAKNKNQTSLVLHKVIMVGSGGVGKSALTLQFMYDEFVEDYEPTKADSYRKKVVLDGEDVQIDILDTAGQEDYAAIRDNYFRSGEGFLLVFSITESESFSATAEFREQILRVKEEEAVPLLVVGNKSDLEDKRQVTQEEAGAKAGEWGVQYVETSAKTRANVDKVFFDLMREVRKKKMAESKEKNGPSGGRKKRRCCVL from the exons ATGTCGTCTGCTAAGAACAAGAACCAGACGTCTCTGGTTCTGCACAAGGTCATCATGGTGGGCAGCGGCGGCGTGGGCAAGTCGGCGCTGACCCTGCAGTTCATGTACGACGAG TTCGTGGAAGACTACGAGCCCACCAAGGCGGACAGCTACAGGAAGAAGGTGGTTCTGGACGGCGAGGACGTCCAGATAGACATCCTGGACACGGCGGGCCAGGAGGACTACGCCGCCATCAGGGACAACTACTTCAGGAGCGGAGAGGGCTTCCTGCTCGTCTTCTCCATCACCGAGAGCGAGTCCTTCAGCGCCACCGCCGAGTTCAg GGAGCAGATCCTGCGGgtcaaggaggaggaggcggttCCGCTCCTGGTGGTGGGGAACAAGTCGGACCTGGAGGACAAGCGTCAGGTGACCCAGGAGGAGGCGGGGGCCAAGGCGGGCGAGTGGGGGGTGCAGTACGTGGAGACGTCGGCCAAGACCCGGGCCAACGTGGACAAG GTGTTCTTCGACCTGATGAGGGAGGTGCGTAAGAAGAAGATGGCGGAGAGCAAGGAGAAGAACGGGCCGAGCGGCggcaggaagaagaggaggtgCTGCGTGCTGTAG
- the LOC110367836 gene encoding fas apoptotic inhibitory molecule 1, with translation MLLLLRRHVPVPSASSEPEPAAPGAPRSVLGSRMLGGDAVAVWEVALSDGVYTVEFAHGTTTGKRVVCVNGTEVLRKDWMFKLVGKETFAVGGAGTKATISIEAVGGFAYEYSLSVDGKSLQSFTDNRARTTKTWTVQVDGTDYRIVLEKDTMDVWCNGQRMDTRGEFVDDGTETHFPVGGHSCCIKATGGGRKKAIVHCLLLDGEKLPGTAQ, from the exons ATGCTTCTGCTGCTGAGGCGGCACGTCCCGGTTCCCTCTGCCTCCTCAGAACCGGAACCAGCGGCGCCCGGAGCTCCACGCTCCGTCCTCGGGTCCAGGATGCTGGGAGGAGACGCGGTGGCCGTGTGGGAGGTGGCGCTGAGCGATGGCGTCTACACGGTGGAGTTCGCCCACGGCACCACCACGGGGAAGCGCGTGGTGTGCGTCAACGGCACG GAGGTGCTCAGGAAGGACTGGATGTTCAAGCTGGTGGGGAAGGAGACGTTCGCGGTGGGCGGCGCCGGCACCAAGGCCACCATCAGCATCGAGGCCGTCGGCGGCTTCGCCTACGAGTACTCGCTGAGCGTGGACGGCAAGAGCCTGCAGAGCTTCACCGACAACCGGGCCAGGACCACCAAGACCTGGACGGTCCAGGTGGACGGGACCGACTACCGGATCGTGCTGG AGAAGGACACCATGGACGTGTGGTGCAACGGGCAGCGGATGGACACCAGG GGCGAGTTCGTGGACGACGGCACCGAGACCCACTTCCCGGTGGGGGGGCACTCCTGCTGCATCAAGGCCACCGGTGGCGGCAGGAAGAAGGCCATAGTGCACTGCCTGCTGCTGGACGGAGAGAAGCTGCCCGGTACCGCGCAGTAG